The DNA sequence GCTTTGGAGAAAGAACGCGATGTGGCCGTCTCGTCAGCTAAGACTGCTCAAGCCGAAGCTGAAGAGTTTAAGAAGAAGTACAAAGAGACCGTGAAGCAGGGGAAGAGCACGATCCTGATGACTGAAGAGGCCCTTAAAGCTCAAGTGAAAATTCTGGCTCCTGACTTCGACACATCGGCAATTGGGGTTttaaaaacaatcaaagatggcaagattgtcgatATGCCGAAGAAATGATCTCTGTACGCTTGCATGGAATTTGTAATTTTGTTGTAGAACTTGCCGCGCGGTTTGTAGAACTTGTGATTTTTAAAGTACTTTGATAGTCGCTTGGTCGGCTTATGATTACCGTCTTTTTCTGCTTATTCGGCAGTGCATTTTCGTTCTATTCTATTACAGTTTTGTTGGTATTAGCTTGTCGCTCGCGTTTGTTTACCGTTGTGTTGGTAATTTGATGAAGCTAAGTCGTGGCTTCACTATCACTGCAGCCGTTTGTTATGGTGTTAACTTAGTCGGtttccggggtgatcagtcccggggtaCCGTGTTGTTGTCTCGTTTAACGTGTATTATAAGAAATTTGTTGTCGTGGGGTATATAAatgggaaaaagtaaatttaacAAGTGAACATTAATCGACAGTTGAACAAGTCTATTGCAATGATAAGTATTTAACGAAAGTAAATTATCTGACGGTAAAGGGAAACCCGGGTATTACTGAGCTGGTCAAGTCGCCTACTCGGCGTGTTTGAACTAAGAATAAAATCTTCTTAAGTTACCCGCATTCCAGGTTCTTGGGACTTCCTTGCCATCGAGCCTCTCCAATTTGTAGGCGCCCTTACCAATCACCTCTTTGaccctgtagggaccttcccagtttTCCGCTAGCTTACCTTCCCCTTGAGCCGGCAGCCCGATGTCGTTGCGCCGCAGGACCAGGTCATTTTGTTCAAATTCTCTCCTGAGTACGTTGGTGTTGTAGCACAGGGCCATTCTTTGCTTCAGTGCTACTTCTGACAAATGGGCGATCTCTCTAGCCTCATCTACTAGATCCTTCTCTACAGCTTCCTCTACTCCCTCCAGAAGTAGTCATGGGCTCGGCTCGCCGATCTCCACGGGTATCATAGCATCCACCCCGTATGTCAGGTGGAAAGGGGTTTCTCCCGTGGATGATTGCTCGGTCGTTCGGTAAGACCAGAGAACTGAGGCGAGTTCGTCAGCCCATGCACCCTTTTTCTTATCAAGCCGCTTCTTGAGGCCTAGCAAGATGACCTTATTTGCAGCCTCAACTTGGCCGTTGGtttggggatgttctacagatGAAAACTTTTGCTTTATGCCCAAACCGGTGAGGAACTCCACGAACTTCTTATCAGTGAACTGTGTCCCGTTATTAGATATAACGACTTCCGGGATGCCGAATCGAGTTATCACCTGTCTCCACATAAACTTTCGACAATTGGATGAGGATATACTGGCTAGTGGCTCAGCCTCTATCCacttggtgtagtagtcgatAGCAACTACGAGATATTTGACTTGTCTCGGACCGACCGAGAAAGGTcctaagaggtcgactccccactgTGAGAAAGGTCGGGAAGACGTCAATAGACTTAGCTCGACCGCCAGCGCCTTATGGAAATTGGTGTTCTCCTGGCACTTGACGCATTTCCTTACAAATTCTTTGGATTCCTTCATCATCGATGGCCAGTAATAACCAGCTCTGATGAGCTTTCTTGCTAGGACTTTGCCCCCAATGTGATGACCGCAGCACCCCTTATGGAACTCTCTGAGCACATAGTCCGTTTGGTCAGGGTGTAGGCACTTCAACAAGGGCTGGTTGAGTCCCTTTTTAAACAACTGTCCCTGTATGGTCGCATATTTGGCCGCCTCCCTTCTCAATGCTTTGGCCGCCTTCTCGTCTTCAGGGAGCTTGCCGCTTTCTAAAAAGCCAGTGATCGGGTCCATCTAGGAGGAATCTATCTTTGTCAAGTGGAGGGTGACTGCTGGCTCCTTTACCAAACCCTAAATAAGAGACCGGTTGCCGGCCCCTGGTTTTGTGCTTGCTAGCTTGGACAGGAGGtccgcccgtgtgttcctttctctcggAACGTGTTGGATCGTGACCTCCTCGAATTGTTTGCTCAACTCTTTGACCTTCTCCAGATACTTCTGTAATAGGGAGTCTCTGGCTTGGTAGGTCCCATTGACCTGAGAAGTgacgacttgtgagtcactgtataCTTCTAGCCTGGTGGCTCCGACTTCCCGTGCTAAGATTAAGCCGCCCAGGAGGGCCTCATACTCTGCTTGATTGTTTGATATCAGGAACTCAAACTTGATCGACTGTTCATATATGTCAACCGCGGGGCTCTCCAGGATTATCCCGGCACCTTCGAACATCTGGTTGGAGGCCCTATCTACGTGGAGCCTCCACCGTATGCTCGTTGTCTCGGCCGAGTCTCCTGTTACTTCTACCAAGAAGTTGGCCATGGCCTATGCCTTAATCACATGCCTGGGTTTATATTGCAAGTCGTACTAGGACAATTCGATggcccaagtcatcattcttcccgtTAGGTCGGGTTTCTAGAGTATCTGGCGGATTTCCTGGTCTGTCCTCACGACTACCTGATGACCTTGGAGGTACTGTCGTAATCGACGGGAAGAGGTTAGGAGTGCAAGTGCCAACTTCTCTAATTTGCTGTATCTCAATTCTGCTCCTTGCAGTGCTTTGCTCACGAAGTAAATTGGTTGCTGAACCTTCCCTTCCTCCCACACCAGAACCACCGCCATCGCTTCCTCTGTTATGGCCAAGTACAGGTAGAGCGGTTCTCCGACTTTGGGCTTCCCGAGTACAGGTGGTGTTTCAAGAATCTCTTTGAAATGATTGAATGATTCCTCGCATGCCGGGGTCCATTCAAATTCTATCCCCTTTCTCATCAggttgaaaaatggcagggccttCGTAGCCGACACCCCGAGGAAGAGGGATAGTGCGGTAAGCCTTCCTGACAACCTCTGAACATCCTTGACACAGCCCGGACTCTTCATTTGGAGTATTACTTGACACTTTTCAGGGTTGGTCTCCACCCCTCTTTGGGTtatcataaaccctaaaaactTTCCTGCTTCCATGTCAAAGGAACACTTGagtgggttgagcctcatgccgtgcTGTCGGAAGGAAGCGGACACATTTCCTTGGTTGCTTAAGAGGTCCTCAGGCCGGGTGGTCTTTGCTAGGATATCATCCACATATACTTCCACCGTTTTGCCTATGAGGTcgctgaatatcttgttcattaACCTTTGGTACGTGGCCCCGGCGTTCTtcaggccaaatggcattaccTTGTAGCAATAGATTCCTCCCGGTTttatgaatgctgttttctcttcgtCTGGCCGGTGCATCAGTATCTGATTGTAGTCAGAATAAGCATCCATAAAGCTCAGATACCGGTATCTCGCCGCCGCGTCGACGAGCGCATCAATGTTGGGTAGGGGGTAACAGTCCTTGGGGCATGCTTTATTGAGATCGGAGTAAtccacacacatcctccattttccattgtgcTTTCTTACTAGAACTACATTCGACAGCCATGTCGAGTAGTCGAGTTCCTGAATAAATCCGGCTTCAAGGAGGTtggccgtctgcctggccacctcctctgctctTTCTTGTGACATTTTCCTTCTGCTCCGAGCCACCGGTCTGGCCTCCGGCTTGACGGCCAAGTGGTGCGACATGAGTTAGGGGTCTATCCCCGGCATGTCGGCCGGCGTCCAAGCAAATAGGTCACCGTTAGCCCTGATCATTTCCATTAGGGGTTCCTTCAGGTCGTGTGGGAGGTTTCTGTTCACGAATGTGAACTTCTCCTTCGTGTCGCCAACTCTGAACCCCTCTAAGTTCCCTTCCGCTTCGGGTCTTGGCTTGTCGTTAACTCTAGCGTCCAAGTCAGCGAGGAACACTCCTGATGCCTCTTTAGATTTCTTCCTTAAGGAGAGACTGGTATTGTCTcaagcgactgccgtttccaagTCTCCTTTCATGGATCCCACGGATCCGTCATCAGCGATAAACTTCATTACCAACATCTTTGTACTGATTACTGCCCCGAGATCGTTGATAGTCTTCCTTCCTAGGATGACGTTGTAGGCCATGGAGTCTCATAGGACCACGAACTCAGCCATTGCCGATCTTCTTCCCTGTCCTTGTCCTACGGATACCGGTAGGGAGATTATCCCgtctggcttgatgaagtggtcgcctaaGCCTACAACGCCGTGCTGGTGAGTCTTTAGGTCGGCATCCCGTAGACCCAAGGCATCgaacacgttgcggaacatgatATTCGAGTCAGCCCCGGTGTCTACGAGGATCTGCTTGATGAGgccggttcccactctggccgtgatgaccatgggagggTTTTCCACGACCTCATCAAACCATTGGTCCTTCGGACCAAACGAGATGGGTGGAAACCTCTTGCAGCCTCGCGCGGAAGATGATGAAACCGCCAAGACTTTGGCGTCTTTCTTGTGTGCCGACTTTGACCTTGGAGCAGCGTCTCTTGCTGTTACCACGTTCACTATGGTAAGGCCGTGTTCGTTGTCCTCCGGCTCATGACGTTGCTTCACTGCACGGGTCTTGTCCTCTCCCTCGCGGTCGCGATCTCGTCTCCTTGGTTCCTTGATGAGGTGGGAGAATTCGGCTAGTTTTTCGTCCCGGATCGCTTGTTCTAGCGCGTCCTTCAGGTCGAAGCAATCTTGCGTCTTATGTCCATAGCCCTTATGATAATCACAATAGAGGCTCTTGTTCCCCCCGGTTTGGTCCTTTAGAGGTCGGGGCTTCGACAAAATTCCCTTCTCGGCTATCTGCTGATAAACTTCTATGATGGGGACGGTGAGGGGGTGTAATTGGTGAACTTTTCGACTTGAGGAAACGGCCTGAATGTCTTGCCCGGATCGCCATCTCAGACGTGCTCCTTCTGCCTTTCTCTGCCACCGTGCTGCCGAGGTTGATTGTAGGAGGGCTGCCGCTTGTTGGCAGCCACGACTTGACTGACTTCTTCATCGTTGATATATTCCCTGGCTACGATTTGGATCTCTTGCATCGTCCACACCGGCTTCGTGGTGAGATGCTTCCTGAAGTCCTCGTTCAGAAGTCCATTCGTCAAACATAGACTAGCTACCGAATCAGTTAGCCCGTCGATCTCCAAGCACTCATCGTTGAACCGGTCTAGATATTTTCTGGTTGGCTCGCCGGACCTCTGAGTCACCCCGAGAAAATTGATCGGGTGCTTTGCCTTTGCGATTCTGGTAGTAAATTGGGCTAGGAAAGCGCGGCTAATGTCCGAAAAACTGGCCACTGAGCCCTGCAGGGGGCTGTTAAACCACCGTATTGCAGGTCCCGCCAGAGTGACCGGGAAAACGCGGCACCTCACTTCGTCTCCCACTCcctccaggttcatcctggcctcgaaggccatAAGGTGCTCCTGCGGGTCTTGGGTTCCGTCGTACTTCATGTTCGTTGGCTTATCAAAGTGCTTTGGTAGCCGGACCTCGAGGATGGAACAATGAAACGGGGTTGCGCCCATTATCACGGGTCACCGCGTTCTCCTTGGCCTTCCCCCGCCGTCTTCCCGGTCTCTCGGATTCAGATCGCGGGCTAGGCGTTCGCCTGGAGTGACTTCTCGGAGGAGAACGGGAGTAGCTTGGTTTAGGAGTTCGTTGGTGATGTTCCTGATCTGTCAGCTGGCGCTCCAGGTTTTGCATCCTGTGACGCAGTTCCTGCATGATTCTAGCACTGTTGCTGCCTGTTCCCCCCCAAAAGGGTGTCTTTCTTGAGATCGTGAAGACGACTCGGTTCGTCGTGGAGGGGACCTCGTGCGCTCCCGGAAGGAAGCCACCGAGGCATCCCCTCTGTGCTCGGCCCCGCAGCCTGGTTCTCCGGGACCCAGTACGACATCCATTCAGGCAgttcccacagacggcgccaatgtacggtTGCTCGGGTACCGGACGGATCAGGGTGATATTTCGGTTGGTGAGATGGGGTATCGCCTGGTTTCGGGTTGCTAGGTTGGAGGTGGAGTAGCCGACGTCCCGAGCTCTTCGTGTGGAGAAGGGGGGTGTCACCTGTAAAGACACTCCGATACTCTAGTCAGTCAAGTACGCAGGCGAAAAGTGAAAAAATGgtatgtgacgtacctcgggggagGGGTAGGACTCTTCCTATATATACCATGTCAGAAGTGGGTCCCGCAAGGGCagacccaccttcctcgaagctttCCCATACAGCTGTAGTAGAGAGCTGtcaaggacgcgtgtccgggtcggtggTCGAGCGCCTCGCACCCGACTGTTCGGGTCGTGTGGTCTATGGGTCGGGTTGGCCCGCACAATGTTTGGGTAAGGCCGTAACAATATGTAAACACATCATAAACGAATAACTTTTTAGAATAATATATTctaaagaattaaaaagatatataacGACAATATATACGAATTagacactacttaaaaataaatatatttggttcaatatataataatctgagtttttaaaaattaaataatacgttattcatgatttattatatttattaaaaattttatttaaaaaaatatttttttaaaaataattaaattaaattttataatattttaaatctaaaatttattaaaatttttaaataatttttgttataataaaatatttaaaaaaataaaattattattattattattattattattattattattatttctttcctTGGCCGAAGCTATAAAGGAACAAAAGGAAAGAAATGAAACAAcgtaagctatatatatatatataatttacttaTCATTATAAAGGTTTTATGCATTTATTTTCATCGAATGGAATTtggaaaataaaggaaagaaGGAGCCGaagcaaggaaaataaagatTTGTGATTAATATAACAATGACACTTAATCCTTTGTCCTGACAAATCACCCTTCCATTAAACAAATAGCTTCcctaatcatcatcatcaatacaTTTGCAATTGGGTTCATTTCTCACTTACggggaaaaagagagaaaaggatCGTGGATGGGAGAGAGGTTTCCATGCCACCGTTGAAATTCCGACTTCGATTTCTTGCTATTCgtaactttaataaaaaatttaatttgataaaagtgttcgtatcttttTTCTCTACACGTTGGCGTTCCTTTTATCCGGTAGAAATTGACGATAATGTAATTCCTCTTCCTTGAATTTGGccaattaaaattttagaagGCACAGACGATTcatgacgttttcttcttcagtaGATCGGTCAAAAATTTTTTCTGGAGATCCCGTTAGTTTGATTTCGTATGGAGATAGGGTTTAATAACT is a window from the Arachis hypogaea cultivar Tifrunner chromosome 17, arahy.Tifrunner.gnm2.J5K5, whole genome shotgun sequence genome containing:
- the LOC140180611 gene encoding uncharacterized protein, which produces MANFLVEVTGDSAETTSIRWRLHVDRASNQMFEGAGIILESPAVDIYEQSIKFEFLISNNQAEYEALLGGLILAREVGATRLEVYSDSQVVTSQVNGTYQARDSLLQKYLEKVKELSKQFEEVTIQHVPRERNTRADLLSKLASTKPGAGNRSLI
- the LOC112763319 gene encoding uncharacterized protein, producing MGATPFHCSILEVRLPKHFDKPTNMKYDGTQDPQEHLMAFEARMNLEGVGDEVRCRVFPVTLAGPAIRWFNSPLQGSVASFSDISRAFLAQFTTRIAKAKHPINFLGVTQRSGEPTRKYLDRFNDECLEIDGLTDSVASLCLTNGLLNEDFRKHLTTKPVWTMQEIQIVAREYINDEEVSQVVAANKRQPSYNQPRQHGGRERQKEHIAEKGILSKPRPLKDQTGGNKSLYCDYHKGYGHKTQDCFDLKDALEQAIRDEKLAEFSHLIKEPRRRDRDREGEDKTRAVKQRHEPEDNEHGLTIVNVVTARDAAPRSKSAHKKDAKVLAVSSSSARGCKRFPPISFGPKDQWFDEVVENPPMVITARVGTGLIKQILVDTGADSNIMFRNVFDALGLRDADLKTHQHGVVGLGDHFIKPDGIISLPVSVGQGQGRRSAMAEFVVL